The following proteins are encoded in a genomic region of Synechococcus sp. ROS8604:
- a CDS encoding sigma factor-like helix-turn-helix DNA-binding protein, which produces MIDEESLQSIANEIGISRERVRQKVERAKNN; this is translated from the coding sequence GTGATTGATGAAGAGAGTCTTCAATCGATCGCTAACGAAATTGGAATAAGCCGGGAGCGGGTTCGTCAGAAAGTTGAGCGCGCAAAAAATAACTAG
- a CDS encoding site-specific integrase produces MRLQVVDVGSVMLPYEWTLKGSTQALPRIQQIFKRWDGGRVTLTAASQIANTSSSHQKLDFTQLVDAFHKFVPYAGEKTWKENYVPVLRNCREQFKDRPPVDGEALCMAALAQWEQGTRMRQISRRVLSKFLDWAVQRGHLKPIYSPPARLPETLKPKRIGYPLSDAQILSLIESIPDPRWQFAVQLLAVYGLRPEELRWLRIKDGALWCIYEKSMGGIKGQKTEPRRLHPLFVRDVDGTAIDWKLQARLQIGEELPPLRTEGKGAQAVTSYLRRRKTWMAMIEEADHAGEQLTTYSFRHRYAKESHTNNLPVANIAEAMGHTMEVHLKNYGRFKPSGTGNLYAEVNV; encoded by the coding sequence ATGCGACTTCAGGTCGTTGATGTGGGGTCAGTGATGCTCCCTTACGAGTGGACGCTGAAAGGATCAACGCAAGCCTTGCCTCGTATTCAGCAGATCTTTAAGCGTTGGGATGGTGGACGCGTCACCCTTACTGCTGCATCGCAAATCGCCAACACAAGCAGTTCACATCAGAAACTCGATTTCACTCAGTTAGTTGATGCTTTTCACAAGTTCGTTCCTTATGCAGGCGAGAAAACGTGGAAAGAGAATTACGTGCCTGTTCTCCGCAACTGCCGCGAGCAATTCAAAGACCGCCCCCCAGTGGACGGTGAAGCTCTTTGTATGGCAGCACTGGCGCAATGGGAACAGGGCACAAGGATGCGACAAATCAGCCGCAGAGTCCTTTCCAAGTTCTTGGATTGGGCGGTGCAAAGGGGTCACCTAAAACCCATCTACAGCCCACCTGCTCGTTTGCCTGAAACGTTGAAGCCAAAGCGGATTGGATACCCCCTGAGCGATGCACAAATCCTTTCCTTGATTGAATCAATCCCTGACCCCCGATGGCAGTTCGCCGTTCAACTGCTCGCCGTATACGGGTTACGTCCTGAAGAGTTGCGTTGGTTGCGAATCAAGGATGGTGCTCTTTGGTGCATCTATGAAAAATCAATGGGTGGCATCAAAGGTCAGAAGACAGAACCCCGTCGCTTGCATCCGTTGTTTGTCCGTGATGTAGATGGCACCGCTATTGATTGGAAGCTTCAGGCACGACTTCAAATCGGTGAGGAATTGCCGCCATTGAGAACTGAAGGGAAAGGTGCTCAAGCTGTCACTTCATATCTGCGAAGACGTAAAACCTGGATGGCAATGATTGAGGAGGCAGACCATGCAGGTGAACAGCTCACGACTTACTCATTCAGGCATCGCTATGCCAAAGAAAGCCATACCAACAACCTTCCTGTCGCCAATATCGCTGAGGCAATGGGACACACGATGGAAGTTCATCTGAAGAACTACGGCAGGTTCAAACCATCAGGAACAGGCAATCTCTATGCCGAGGTGAATGTTTAA
- a CDS encoding exodeoxyribonuclease V subunit gamma: MLTVYRSNRTEFLATLLAQTLTLDPPGPFEELEIVVNTWPTSRWLGEQLAKANGINALVRFPFPGSRLRQLVRCILDLDPSSEDPWRAERLVWSVLKVLPDLLEHPTAESLKLWWEQHASFPGQLNRDHWQLARCLADAVDDYALYRPQELSQWIEGHGDADLPAHLRWQPQLVRALAASLPCDPFGLQVQKAVERLRAGDVPAAALPPRLRLFGISNLAPVQVELLQGLSGLMAIELYLLTPCPELWQRSEQRRQTLGQAWNTPPDGPWLLESPRLEAILGRMGAEFQLLLEGNGDCFLGQWDQGDLFAAPIQIAASEGRPATLLEQVQQQLVDGSAPPLTPADQDRSLRFLACAGPWREVQLVRDQILQWLASDPSLEPRDVLVMTPDVERYAPLLTSVFGDQDATGVSIPWRLTDRSQQSTPGLSQGFMALLRLASERLTASGLEALLSNPALQVLQGITATDAVRITQCLQQTGFRWGVNGEERGGDDTHSLRWCLDRWLLGLVLPAEPGLAPGGCAPYQGGLTIQQLEQWWPLLDGLAQWITRLRQPHPPSAWTSQLNQLLQHLYGDGGDWAWEQQAIVQALDTMQQQASECTLDLDLSVVVSILDEALSADSGRFGHRSGALTISALEPMRAIPHRLIVLMGLDSQDFPRQQERAGFHLLEQQRRLGDPSSTDQDRYVLLEALMSARQHLLISWNARDERKGEALPPAPPVQQWLTLLKDQLTPEQFERVVLEQPANPLDPRNFLANRSGSAFSSDRHHLDARLNLDRRDPMGVSKNSLGLAHPLHWTPVGDADGLDTDAVSRWLEAPQRYWLKARGLETREWSTPVEDLSALELEERQRQSLLNQSFLDQIDWLASDSRLKWEHALPGEWAKQLRGQGMLPPGAAGLLAANRLEQRWQNLQQTLLQLGPLQCESIRAESESRTVIRAGSTTVWVSAGRLQSRTALGGWFTHLIQQAAGGSTPTAVICRCDSSTKADQFQIALHWQPLDRERAQELLLFLKALAHAGAETCWPVPPASGLARALTLNKGLEKANRAFESRWDGGFAGMGERERPEMQLCFGDHFDADNFLTDACFEEAFQALYAPMLEAQRP; encoded by the coding sequence TTGCTAACGGTTTACCGCAGCAATCGCACAGAGTTTCTTGCAACGCTTCTGGCTCAAACGCTGACGCTTGACCCCCCAGGTCCGTTTGAAGAGCTGGAGATTGTCGTCAACACCTGGCCGACAAGCCGATGGCTCGGAGAGCAACTGGCCAAAGCCAACGGCATCAATGCTCTTGTGCGTTTTCCCTTTCCTGGATCGCGCTTACGTCAGCTGGTGCGCTGCATCTTGGATCTCGATCCAAGCAGCGAAGATCCTTGGCGGGCAGAACGACTGGTTTGGTCGGTTTTAAAGGTGCTCCCCGATCTTCTCGAACACCCCACTGCTGAAAGCCTGAAACTGTGGTGGGAGCAACATGCAAGCTTTCCTGGACAGCTTAATCGTGATCATTGGCAGCTTGCCCGCTGCCTCGCCGATGCGGTGGATGACTACGCCCTCTACCGACCGCAGGAACTGAGCCAATGGATTGAGGGCCACGGAGACGCTGACCTGCCGGCTCATTTGCGCTGGCAACCACAACTCGTTCGGGCCCTGGCCGCAAGCCTCCCCTGTGATCCCTTTGGTCTCCAAGTGCAAAAGGCCGTTGAACGTTTGAGGGCAGGTGATGTTCCAGCAGCAGCCCTTCCGCCTCGATTGCGCCTGTTTGGCATCAGCAATCTCGCCCCGGTGCAGGTGGAACTCCTGCAGGGCTTATCGGGCCTGATGGCGATCGAGCTTTACCTGCTCACACCCTGTCCAGAGCTATGGCAACGCTCCGAACAGAGGAGACAAACGCTCGGACAAGCATGGAACACCCCACCCGATGGGCCCTGGCTCTTGGAATCGCCCCGTCTGGAGGCGATCTTGGGACGAATGGGAGCTGAGTTTCAGTTGCTCTTAGAAGGCAACGGTGATTGCTTTCTCGGCCAATGGGATCAGGGGGATCTCTTCGCCGCGCCGATACAAATCGCTGCATCCGAAGGTCGGCCAGCCACGCTCCTGGAGCAAGTGCAACAACAGCTGGTGGATGGAAGCGCACCACCCCTCACACCTGCTGATCAAGACCGGTCGTTGCGCTTTTTGGCCTGCGCAGGACCATGGCGAGAAGTGCAACTGGTCCGCGATCAGATCCTGCAATGGCTGGCCTCTGATCCAAGCCTGGAGCCGCGAGATGTCTTGGTGATGACGCCTGATGTGGAGCGCTATGCCCCGCTCCTCACCTCCGTCTTCGGTGATCAAGACGCCACGGGAGTGAGCATTCCCTGGAGACTCACCGATCGCAGCCAACAATCAACTCCAGGCCTGAGCCAGGGATTTATGGCCCTGTTAAGGCTGGCAAGTGAGCGCTTAACAGCCTCCGGGCTTGAGGCTCTTCTCTCCAACCCCGCCCTGCAAGTCCTCCAAGGCATCACGGCCACGGATGCCGTGCGAATCACCCAGTGCCTCCAACAGACCGGCTTCCGTTGGGGGGTGAATGGCGAAGAGCGGGGTGGCGATGACACCCATAGCCTCCGTTGGTGTCTTGATCGCTGGCTGCTTGGCCTGGTGCTGCCTGCCGAACCAGGTCTTGCTCCTGGAGGCTGTGCTCCTTACCAGGGGGGGCTCACCATTCAGCAACTCGAACAATGGTGGCCGCTTCTAGATGGACTAGCGCAATGGATCACGCGTCTACGTCAACCCCATCCCCCCAGCGCTTGGACCTCCCAGTTGAATCAGCTTCTCCAGCATCTTTATGGCGATGGAGGGGACTGGGCCTGGGAACAACAAGCGATCGTCCAAGCACTCGACACGATGCAGCAACAGGCATCTGAGTGCACTCTTGACCTTGACCTCTCCGTCGTGGTCTCCATTCTTGATGAAGCCCTCTCCGCCGATAGCGGTCGTTTTGGCCACCGCAGTGGTGCCCTAACGATCAGCGCCCTAGAGCCCATGCGGGCGATTCCCCATCGGCTGATCGTGCTGATGGGGCTGGATTCACAAGACTTTCCACGTCAACAGGAACGCGCCGGCTTTCACCTCTTGGAACAGCAACGCCGACTCGGCGATCCATCGAGCACAGATCAGGACCGCTACGTCCTGCTGGAAGCCTTGATGTCCGCGCGACAACATCTCCTCATCAGCTGGAATGCACGCGATGAACGCAAGGGCGAAGCGCTTCCCCCAGCACCTCCGGTCCAACAATGGCTCACCTTGCTGAAGGACCAACTCACCCCCGAACAGTTTGAGCGCGTGGTGTTAGAGCAGCCAGCCAACCCCTTGGATCCTCGCAATTTTCTTGCCAATCGCTCCGGCTCAGCCTTCAGTTCTGATCGTCACCACCTCGACGCCAGGCTCAATCTGGATCGCCGCGATCCCATGGGCGTGAGCAAGAACTCCTTGGGCTTAGCCCATCCCCTGCACTGGACTCCAGTGGGCGACGCTGATGGTTTGGATACGGATGCCGTCAGCCGTTGGCTGGAGGCTCCCCAGCGCTATTGGCTCAAAGCGAGAGGGTTGGAAACACGGGAGTGGTCCACCCCCGTAGAGGATCTCTCAGCGCTCGAACTCGAGGAGCGGCAGCGTCAATCTCTTCTGAACCAGTCATTCCTCGATCAGATCGACTGGCTTGCTTCCGATTCGAGATTGAAGTGGGAGCACGCGCTTCCAGGGGAATGGGCGAAGCAGCTTCGCGGCCAAGGGATGCTTCCACCTGGCGCAGCAGGCCTACTGGCGGCGAATCGCCTCGAACAGCGCTGGCAAAACCTGCAACAAACCCTGTTGCAACTTGGGCCTTTGCAGTGTGAATCGATCCGCGCAGAGAGCGAGTCACGCACCGTGATCAGAGCTGGATCAACCACGGTTTGGGTCAGCGCCGGACGGCTCCAATCACGCACGGCCTTGGGCGGCTGGTTCACACACCTCATCCAGCAAGCGGCGGGAGGATCCACCCCAACGGCTGTGATCTGTCGTTGTGACAGCAGCACCAAAGCCGATCAGTTTCAAATCGCGCTTCACTGGCAACCTCTGGATCGAGAGCGAGCTCAGGAGCTTCTCTTGTTTCTGAAGGCCTTGGCACATGCAGGAGCTGAAACGTGCTGGCCGGTCCCACCTGCCAGTGGGTTGGCCAGAGCCCTCACGTTGAACAAAGGTCTTGAAAAAGCAAACCGAGCGTTTGAAAGCCGCTGGGATGGGGGATTTGCAGGCATGGGAGAGCGGGAGCGTCCAGAGATGCAGCTTTGTTTTGGCGACCACTTCGATGCCGACAATTTTTTAACGGACGCCTGCTTTGAAGAGGCCTTTCAAGCTTTGTATGCACCGATGCTGGAGGCGCAGCGGCCATGA
- a CDS encoding UvrD-helicase domain-containing protein, with amino-acid sequence MRSRFEPNQYPLDAGVRLIEASAGTGKTFALAHLVLRLVTERKLNLKELLVVTFTEAAAAELRDRIGRRLNDALQALLQPHAQDSGSKSGSQADSPPSDAVLEEWLSIHGQDPHSRRIIASQLLEALEGLERADITTIHGFCRRSLRRQALQNGTAMEVCLDDDSHHLCQEVAYDYWEQQVLALPADDVSGLLHAGLSADQLSQALRRLDSDCAVRIANTEGAHEQPRPLIECFDHWLRSSWTEFEAQWETSGHALETAFRDCATDWRSQGQTDTKPYAPKPKKDRASAIDAWIKQENNTQSLRINYGNVRKQHLLADYFHPGCFSKTARRCSEINPSLPQPTLQQAIAALWDGPAEQVWRHALNHGLHTLASRRAQQGVISFSGLLDALDPKPSDAEPQRWLAPIQQRYRVALIDEFQDTDPLQWRLLQTCFATPDHLLLMVGDPKQAIYRFRGGDLNTYKQARQSADRIDNLLDNRRTTPSLMEAMNQWMAPGLILSDLEVPPVTPCASALPLDLHDGEQPLQLIELPADNPDDLPSRTSLESTIPPLVAGQALHLLDSDPSLTPSDLCVLVSRHRQAEAVREQLALRGLPSRLVSPGDVLSTTGATELQHLLDALATPADGGRLRRLACSALMQWTSRQLQNAESNGDLDRLAGQLRSLQDDLPYRGLLGCLSQLLEGRMLADLSSRGRLLGDIQQCARLVQDAMHRQGLDLGSAADWLRRQRLQPIEPTPDIRQPHSDLAESAVAVVTVHRSKGLQYPVVICPYLWQAPAESKGPLWRNPANDPEGTWQVALNPHWDRGHKAAERDQYDSAAEAERLAYVALTRAERHLVVFWCVAAGQDANPLASWMKALSLGDAPGMSRHSPFEHTTQPFWRPTPRLETLQLSEVPQRSLDRSWGRSSYSAWISSQNTHHAPAPADPRTLEEGRDIDAVADSEAPINPDDSADLNGPLAAFPKGPGAGDCLHRILEQVNFQGPADQAPNQLLVAEELGRAGINLEHSDAVISALNNVLMAPLGGPLKHLKLTDLGAGRRLHELSFDLPVAQQGDPVRSAGLAHAFEADSDHRFGAHYAQCLRQLDIRSRGFLTGSIDLVFTDGDDPATARWWVADWKSNWIGERNEAGRGIACGPRHYSQAAMEEQMLSHHYPLQAHLYLLALDRYLRWRLDGYDPERHLGGYAYVFLRGISPKGGSGLVIEPAPLTRIRRLDQWLEGLSS; translated from the coding sequence ATGAGGAGCCGTTTTGAACCCAATCAGTACCCCCTCGATGCCGGAGTGCGTCTCATAGAAGCCAGTGCTGGCACGGGCAAAACCTTTGCATTAGCCCACCTGGTCTTGCGGCTGGTGACTGAGCGGAAGCTCAACCTCAAAGAGCTTTTGGTGGTCACCTTCACAGAAGCCGCTGCTGCCGAATTACGGGATCGCATTGGCCGGCGTCTGAACGACGCCCTACAAGCCCTGCTCCAACCCCATGCGCAAGACTCCGGCTCCAAATCCGGCTCCCAAGCCGACTCCCCACCCAGCGATGCCGTGTTGGAGGAGTGGCTGTCCATCCATGGGCAAGATCCCCACAGCCGGCGGATCATTGCCAGCCAGCTGCTGGAAGCGCTGGAAGGACTGGAGCGAGCCGATATCACGACCATCCATGGCTTCTGCCGGCGCAGCCTTCGCCGGCAAGCTCTCCAGAACGGCACAGCGATGGAGGTGTGTCTTGACGATGACAGCCACCATCTCTGCCAAGAGGTGGCTTACGACTACTGGGAACAGCAGGTGCTAGCCCTGCCAGCGGACGACGTTTCCGGGCTCCTGCACGCCGGCCTCTCAGCCGATCAACTGAGCCAAGCCCTCCGTCGTTTGGATAGCGATTGCGCTGTTCGGATCGCCAACACGGAAGGGGCCCACGAGCAACCGCGTCCGCTGATCGAGTGCTTTGACCACTGGCTCCGATCGAGCTGGACTGAATTTGAAGCGCAGTGGGAAACCAGCGGACACGCCTTAGAAACAGCCTTTCGCGACTGCGCCACGGATTGGCGAAGCCAAGGCCAAACCGACACCAAGCCCTACGCACCGAAACCGAAAAAAGATCGCGCCAGCGCAATCGACGCTTGGATTAAACAGGAAAACAACACGCAATCGTTACGCATTAATTACGGCAACGTGCGAAAACAGCATCTGCTCGCTGACTACTTCCATCCGGGTTGTTTCAGCAAAACAGCTCGCCGCTGCAGCGAAATCAATCCCAGCCTTCCACAACCAACCCTGCAACAAGCCATTGCGGCGCTATGGGATGGCCCAGCCGAGCAGGTCTGGCGCCATGCGCTTAACCACGGACTCCACACCCTGGCTAGCCGCCGCGCTCAACAGGGCGTGATCAGCTTTTCTGGCTTGCTCGACGCCCTTGATCCCAAACCATCAGACGCGGAACCACAACGCTGGCTAGCCCCGATTCAGCAGCGCTACCGCGTTGCTCTGATCGACGAATTTCAAGACACGGATCCTCTGCAGTGGCGCCTGCTCCAGACCTGCTTCGCAACGCCAGACCATCTCTTGCTGATGGTGGGTGATCCCAAACAAGCGATCTACCGCTTTCGAGGAGGAGATCTCAACACCTACAAACAAGCCCGACAAAGCGCCGATCGAATCGACAACCTGCTCGACAACCGGCGTACAACGCCTTCCCTGATGGAGGCGATGAACCAGTGGATGGCTCCAGGCCTCATCTTGTCGGACCTCGAGGTGCCCCCCGTCACCCCCTGCGCCAGTGCCCTTCCCTTAGACCTCCATGACGGCGAGCAGCCTCTCCAACTGATCGAGCTTCCAGCAGATAACCCTGACGACCTCCCCTCCCGCACATCCCTCGAATCGACCATTCCGCCCTTGGTCGCTGGCCAAGCCCTCCACCTGCTGGACAGCGATCCCTCTCTCACCCCATCGGATCTTTGCGTTCTTGTGAGCCGTCATCGCCAGGCCGAGGCGGTGCGAGAACAGCTCGCCCTAAGAGGACTTCCCAGCCGCCTGGTCAGTCCTGGAGATGTCCTCAGCACCACCGGTGCCACAGAGCTGCAACATCTCCTCGATGCCCTCGCCACGCCCGCCGATGGCGGACGCTTGCGGCGACTCGCCTGTTCTGCCTTGATGCAATGGACAAGCCGTCAGTTGCAGAACGCGGAGAGCAACGGTGATCTCGACCGTCTGGCAGGGCAACTTCGCAGCCTGCAAGACGACCTCCCATACCGCGGGTTGCTCGGTTGCCTGTCCCAACTCCTCGAGGGGCGAATGCTCGCTGATCTCTCCAGCCGCGGGCGCTTATTAGGCGACATTCAGCAATGTGCCCGACTGGTGCAAGACGCCATGCATCGACAAGGTCTCGACCTGGGCAGCGCCGCAGATTGGCTGAGGCGACAACGCTTACAACCGATCGAACCCACCCCCGACATCAGACAGCCCCACAGCGACTTGGCAGAAAGCGCGGTGGCCGTCGTCACCGTGCACCGAAGCAAAGGTCTGCAGTACCCCGTGGTGATCTGCCCCTATTTATGGCAAGCACCAGCGGAGAGCAAAGGCCCCCTTTGGCGAAACCCAGCCAACGATCCAGAAGGCACTTGGCAGGTGGCGCTCAACCCCCATTGGGACCGGGGACACAAAGCCGCCGAACGTGATCAATACGACAGTGCTGCCGAAGCAGAGCGGCTGGCCTACGTGGCACTCACACGGGCGGAGCGCCATCTCGTGGTGTTTTGGTGCGTCGCTGCTGGACAGGACGCCAACCCTCTGGCCAGCTGGATGAAGGCGCTCTCCTTAGGCGATGCACCAGGCATGAGTCGCCATTCACCGTTCGAGCACACAACCCAGCCGTTCTGGCGTCCAACTCCGAGGCTTGAGACCTTGCAGTTGTCGGAGGTTCCTCAACGCAGCCTCGACCGCAGCTGGGGTCGGAGCAGCTATTCCGCCTGGATCTCCTCTCAAAACACCCATCACGCCCCAGCTCCCGCGGATCCACGCACGCTGGAAGAGGGGCGTGACATCGATGCTGTAGCCGACAGCGAAGCCCCCATTAACCCGGACGATTCAGCCGATCTAAATGGCCCGCTTGCCGCCTTTCCCAAAGGCCCAGGAGCGGGAGATTGTCTGCACAGAATTCTTGAACAGGTGAACTTTCAAGGTCCTGCAGACCAAGCGCCCAATCAGCTGTTGGTAGCTGAGGAGCTTGGCCGAGCGGGAATCAACCTCGAGCACAGTGATGCCGTGATCTCAGCGCTCAACAACGTGCTGATGGCACCCCTAGGCGGCCCCCTCAAACACTTAAAGCTGACCGATTTGGGTGCGGGTAGACGTCTTCACGAGCTCAGCTTTGATCTACCTGTTGCCCAGCAAGGCGATCCAGTGCGCTCTGCAGGCTTAGCCCATGCGTTCGAGGCAGACAGCGACCATCGTTTTGGGGCTCACTACGCGCAATGCCTGCGGCAGTTGGACATTCGCAGTCGGGGGTTTCTCACGGGATCGATCGATCTGGTGTTCACCGATGGGGATGATCCAGCGACAGCCCGATGGTGGGTCGCGGATTGGAAAAGCAATTGGATTGGAGAACGAAACGAGGCTGGCCGTGGCATCGCCTGCGGACCCCGGCATTACAGCCAAGCCGCGATGGAGGAGCAGATGCTCTCCCATCACTACCCGCTCCAGGCCCATCTCTACCTTTTGGCCCTGGATCGCTACCTGCGCTGGAGGCTCGATGGCTACGACCCCGAACGCCACCTCGGCGGCTACGCCTATGTCTTCCTCAGAGGCATCAGCCCGAAAGGGGGCTCAGGGCTCGTGATCGAGCCGGCCCCCTTAACGCGAATTCGCCGGCTGGATCAGTGGCTTGAGGGGCTGTCGTCATGA
- a CDS encoding metallophosphoesterase: MSSLPCNHWVIGDVHGCYQPLQRLLSALPKSDHVVFCGDVINRGPDTPSTMHLVWSLVTAGRATWLRGNHEQALLQTVSEASLTSPSPWLKRLDQLPDVFQGDGWLATHAGFDANGSLNLTIRETFWEHYDGSLGLVVIGHTPRADVERHGQIVMIDTGAVYGGKLSAYCPETEAVVQVEGVQVDTAAPRNRTAPSIQVEPC, from the coding sequence ATGTCATCACTCCCGTGCAACCACTGGGTGATCGGAGACGTGCATGGCTGCTATCAACCGCTACAGCGCCTACTCAGCGCTCTACCAAAGAGTGACCACGTCGTGTTTTGCGGAGATGTGATCAACCGTGGGCCCGATACCCCCTCCACGATGCACTTGGTTTGGTCTTTAGTCACGGCTGGACGGGCGACCTGGCTGCGCGGAAATCATGAGCAGGCGCTCCTACAGACCGTCAGCGAAGCGTCCCTGACCAGCCCCAGCCCATGGCTCAAGAGGCTGGATCAGCTCCCCGATGTTTTTCAGGGAGACGGATGGCTGGCAACCCACGCAGGGTTCGACGCCAATGGTTCTCTCAACCTGACCATCCGTGAGACCTTCTGGGAGCATTACGACGGCAGCCTTGGACTGGTCGTGATTGGTCATACCCCTCGAGCTGATGTGGAGCGACATGGTCAGATCGTGATGATTGACACGGGTGCGGTGTATGGAGGAAAACTCTCGGCTTACTGCCCAGAAACAGAGGCCGTTGTGCAGGTAGAGGGAGTACAGGTGGATACGGCTGCTCCACGCAACCGGACGGCCCCATCGATCCAGGTAGAGCCTTGCTAA
- a CDS encoding sigma-70 factor domain-containing protein: MPFLDNGNIDQFKNEMGRIPSLTAAEEITLGTAVKLSQSPKATRSQKRAGKELKIE, from the coding sequence ATGCCATTCTTGGATAACGGCAATATCGACCAATTCAAGAACGAGATGGGGAGAATCCCATCGCTCACAGCGGCAGAGGAGATCACTCTCGGAACGGCTGTGAAGTTAAGCCAGTCACCCAAGGCAACCCGCAGCCAAAAAAGAGCTGGAAAAGAGCTAAAGATCGAATGA
- a CDS encoding EamA family transporter, translating to MKDNADAQNMGIGLWSALVSSAYLILADYLLNHFSAFWLLFTSLMILPFFVPVAWRNKSKYLSWTKTAWFAFALVGILSGAYNLAFLLSADKLPISVASMFLSIASVMVLPLTCLMSNRFPQLLELASIVMVLIGVILVLQLHEAKYSLLGIILGLLTTFLTANATIYSSKSRHLLVASEAMISKQLGKLVFAVIGLTFFIKEDLEPNDSAAYLWLILGLYGLIKIYDTFVASRAQFLLPPLIFQNLSLLSLPVVCIAELILFNGTFSIWQWMGVIAIILAGFLASRSKQIKINPIQ from the coding sequence TTGAAAGATAACGCTGATGCGCAAAATATGGGGATTGGGCTTTGGTCAGCATTGGTTTCAAGTGCTTACTTGATTCTGGCAGACTATCTACTGAATCATTTTTCTGCGTTCTGGCTATTGTTCACATCATTGATGATTCTGCCTTTTTTTGTGCCAGTGGCATGGAGAAATAAAAGCAAATACTTGTCATGGACAAAAACAGCCTGGTTTGCATTTGCATTGGTAGGAATCCTCAGCGGTGCATATAATTTAGCCTTTCTATTGAGTGCTGATAAGTTGCCAATCTCCGTCGCTTCAATGTTTCTTTCCATAGCCTCAGTAATGGTTTTACCTTTGACATGCTTGATGTCAAACAGGTTTCCGCAACTGCTAGAGCTGGCTTCGATTGTAATGGTTCTAATAGGAGTCATCCTAGTCTTGCAGCTCCATGAAGCAAAATATTCATTACTTGGAATAATACTAGGATTATTGACAACATTTTTAACCGCTAATGCAACGATTTACTCAAGCAAATCTAGACACCTTCTTGTCGCAAGTGAAGCAATGATTTCCAAGCAGCTAGGGAAACTTGTATTCGCAGTTATTGGATTGACGTTTTTTATAAAAGAAGATTTAGAGCCTAATGATTCAGCGGCATACCTGTGGTTAATTCTTGGATTATACGGGTTGATTAAAATATATGATACCTTTGTAGCTTCTCGTGCGCAGTTTCTGCTACCTCCACTCATATTTCAAAATCTCAGCCTTTTGAGTCTTCCTGTGGTTTGCATAGCAGAACTAATTCTTTTTAATGGAACTTTTTCTATTTGGCAGTGGATGGGGGTAATTGCAATAATTCTTGCTGGGTTTTTGGCTTCGCGCTCAAAACAAATTAAAATAAATCCTATCCAGTAA
- a CDS encoding DUF1651 domain-containing protein, producing MGSVLCAAASFCWTNCPASCRFLGGSVCLGDMAALEDERLKEQGLPERAMRLILSSEWVSTQWVISPNCLMWQQQPDYARYKEKSNGEGWLVNRQEGMLLQIKPDAPTQHAQFVLVSYYRLSARIGKPIRQQRMLRHLGIEMWINLQKIGWQRCSSPN from the coding sequence ATGGGATCTGTCCTATGTGCTGCCGCCAGCTTTTGTTGGACCAACTGTCCTGCTAGTTGCCGCTTTCTGGGTGGCTCTGTTTGCTTGGGCGATATGGCGGCTTTGGAAGACGAACGGCTGAAGGAACAGGGCTTACCCGAACGGGCAATGAGACTCATCCTTTCGAGTGAATGGGTCTCAACCCAATGGGTAATCTCGCCAAACTGCTTGATGTGGCAGCAGCAGCCTGATTACGCCAGATACAAAGAGAAGTCCAACGGTGAAGGCTGGCTGGTCAACAGACAGGAAGGGATGCTCCTGCAGATCAAGCCAGATGCGCCAACCCAACATGCTCAGTTCGTTCTGGTGAGCTACTACCGCTTGTCAGCTCGCATTGGGAAACCCATCAGGCAGCAAAGGATGCTGAGACACCTAGGCATCGAGATGTGGATCAACCTGCAGAAGATCGGTTGGCAACGCTGCTCATCGCCCAACTGA
- a CDS encoding sigma-70 family RNA polymerase sigma factor: MIKANLRIVVNVSKKYMHRQLGQLVLVDGIQEACIGLNRAVEKFDPELGYKFSSYAYWWIRQSISRAINQTGSTIRVPYSLNQLITKLNHLPRGLTDPEICDQLHISDEQLKNLRHALVPHP, encoded by the coding sequence ATGATCAAGGCTAACCTCAGGATTGTGGTCAATGTTTCAAAAAAATACATGCATCGCCAACTTGGCCAACTAGTGTTGGTAGATGGAATTCAGGAAGCCTGCATTGGGCTAAACCGCGCAGTCGAAAAATTCGACCCAGAACTGGGCTACAAATTCAGCTCCTACGCCTACTGGTGGATACGCCAATCGATCAGCAGGGCTATCAATCAGACAGGATCCACAATCCGAGTTCCGTACTCCCTGAATCAGTTGATCACCAAGCTCAATCACTTACCAAGAGGATTAACCGATCCAGAGATTTGTGATCAGCTTCACATCAGCGACGAACAACTTAAAAACTTGCGCCATGCACTTGTACCACATCCCTAG